gagaaaaggatTAGTTGAAAGCTCAATTTGACCGGAACAAAACTCCATCACTAGACATTGTTGGAGGAAAAGCATTAAAACGTAAACCATTGGTTTCATCTGGGCGGGTATGCGAGAGCATAGATAGGAAGGCGCAAGCAGCTATCTAATGGGGAGAATCTTTGTGGTGGATTTAGAAGGCAGGTGCTACAGATGCAGATTCTGTGACACTCCTCTTGCTCTCGCCGACGATGTTCTTTCTCGGGTACTTTCTTCctcctttctttttgttttgccGATTCTTTAATTTAGGTCCTCGTTTGTTATAATTACTGGTagaatcaaaattcacttggaTGGATGAAGAAATTTGCTTGTTTCTTTCATTGATTTAGATTTTAATAGGACTAGAAACTGTGCAATTACATTTTTGAAGGTTTCTAGGGTTTTATCACGTACTAAAATTGGTAGTTGTTGTTTGGATGCAATTTGTGATTTTAGGGTGGTTTGGAGCACGAGCGATGCAATTTGCCTAACTGTTAACTATATTTCTGTTGGCGTTCCTCTGAGATTGGTCAATTTGGTGTTTCATTTCTTTCATGGTTCCCTCCAACCAACCAAACCCTAAAGATTGCAATTTTGAAATGTTTGTGATCATTCTCCTACTTAAGATGCATTCAAGTGTTGCCATAACCCTCAagatattttctttttggggaGCTTTTGCTTTGTTTACTATTCCTTTATCTCCTAACCTTTTCCTCCCCTATTCAATTTCACCATCCTTCATCGACTGTCCTTCTTTCTTTCCCCTGATAAACGATAGTTAAAAGTTCAGTCCAGTGCATGTTTTGGAGGGAACCATATAGTGTTTTTGCCAGTTATTGTGCAACTTTTTAAAATGCATAAATACACAAGCTTTACTGTGATTAGAAAAGAAACTGCCTTCATGGGCTAAAGATATTAAGTTCAGCACAACAGTAGGTAGCATGCTAGCCGCCAGCTACAGATTTCTGCTTAAAGAATTATATAACTGCCCTATGAAGCACTGACACGGATACTCGTACAATTACGAGTACGGATACGAGCATGGAAAACAACATTTACAAAAAATATGAGGTGGACGCCCcaaattttctatatatatatatacatttgtttgtaattaaaaacttaaaagataataaatatataaaccataaataagaatataaacATTTAATAATTCAAACTATTAAAACTACAAATTCTACATAATTAGTATATCTAGGTTTTGACGCATCTTCATTTATTCCAACACTTGAAGCTGAAGAATCCATGAAATTAGAAGGGCTAGAATTGATTGAAATTTGAAGAAAAGAATAGAGAAGGGAAAAAAGAATCTGAGTTgtaaataagaaattgaaagcgaaagaaagaaagaaatcgAAAGAAGAACAGATTTAACGAAAGAAATATCAAGTGAGAGAGAGATAATAGAGTGGCTGACTGCTATCTAGGGCTTAGATgtttagtttatttctttttaacatATCAGTCCTTCTTTATAAGTTATTTAAAAAAGAACCCTGTATTTTGCATAATTAACTGAAGGAACCGAGTCCTCAAAGTGTCCCCACGTGTCcccatattaaaaaaagaagggaCACAGGTTTAGCGTGTCCAGGTGTGTCCTCATCGTGTCCGTGTCCCAAATGTCCGACACACATTCGTTAACCTCTTCGAAGTGTGGTGCTGCATAGTTACTACTAAATTAGAGCATCACAGTCCAAGTTACTGAAATAGGAACAAGAAAAAAACATTCTAAATCAACTACGTCATAATGTAGAGCCTTTTGAAGTAATATGTTTTATCATGCATGGGAAGTGACTTAGATTCAAGTCTCTAAACTTGTAAAAATTAGTTCTTAATTTTAAGCTAATTAGAATTTGCAATTCCAATGCTAAGGTGCACATTTCTCTTTTTGGATGCAATGTTAAAAAAACTGCACTTTTTGTTTGATATTGTAAATCGATCTTAGTTTTTAACCTGACAAATGCATATTCAGGAACACTTGATTTTTCCTAACCCTATTGTTTATGATGGATCAGACTTTCAATTGCCGCAAAGGGAGGGCATATCTTTTCAGCAATGTGTAAGTTCTCAGTCATCTTCATGGGTTGCATATGcttattttattattagttttgaACTTAGCTGTAAAAGTCTTCTAGAGCAACTGTTACGAGTGCATGTTTTTCATTCCAATGCATCCATACATGTGTTATTTCTCCCATTTACGTAATGGATGCGATCTAAGGGTTAAAAGGCCTATAAATAGTCAATTATGCGCTTAAGATTACAATGCTTATGAAGCTGTTCTGGAATTCAGTCACGAATAGTTGATTATGCGCCTGGTATTATGTTTGTTATAAAGCTGTTTTTAATATTCAGTTCGCCAGTGGTTTTACTGAATTCCTTATTGGGGAATCATAATTCTATTTGTAGCAAATTATGACAAAGACATCGGCAAGGATGTCCGCATCTGAATAAATTGACAAAGACATCAACCGATTAATTTGAAGTCCCCAAACAAATTATGCCTGTTTGCCTGAATCGTTTTTTCAAGTGTCCGCCCGTATAATTCCAGAGCATGTTCTTGCAAGAAAATATGATTTGAAAGATGCTGTTTTTTCCTGTACGATTAGGACATATAAGTGATTTCGTAACTTCTCGTGTTCTACAGTGTGAACATAACAGTTGGGCCATCTGAGGAGAGAATGATGCTTTCTGGTATGCATACTGTAACAGATATATTTTGCTGTTGCTGTGGACAACTTCTAGGTTGGAAATATGTAAGCTTCTTTTATGTCATTTATCCTAATTGCTAGATCTCTTCACACTTAGCTTTTACAGTTATGCTCGGGATGTCTAATAATTTGAAACACGCGTATATCCTATTGCGAACAGCTTTCTTTATATTTTACGTCATTAACGGGTTAGGATACGGTGCAGGTGTCAGCACATGACAAAAGCCAAAAGTACAAGGAAGGAAAATTTGTTCTGGAAAGGTACTAATGTAACTAAAGCGTTTTCGGATTGTATGAGTAATTGCGTATTTAGTTAGCGATTATAACTGATATTACATGCAATTGGATAATATACAGATGGAGGATAGACGAGGAGGTCTCGGAGGAACTGAGTTTGGATGGTCGTCCGAGTTCGAGCGATGCGGATACTGCATCCTTGTGAAATGAGATCATCAAATAGGATGATGATATTATACAGGTTTTAGTTTATATGATACATAGCATATAGTTTTAGGAGCTATTCATAATATAATTAACCTGGAAAACTTTTAACTTGGTTTATCAATAATCTTTGAAGAGTAACTTGTTTGCAGAATtttgtttgtgtttttttttaaggTGGTGTATAGAATGATGTGAATATGGACATTGCCTTTGATTTAATATGCTACTTAAATCTTGTTAATTTCCTgatttctatttattatttgCTACAAGGATCATATATCTACACAAGTTactgttcaatttttttttgttgtctgcataataatttttttatatacattaattcaaggggaaagtacaaaaatagtcattttcaaatatagactatgtggtttaaaagttgtcaAAAGGTACCTtaaggttcattccgttagcaaacatataccaaattgactaacggtgttaaaaaaggTCAAacgtcaaagggaaaagagttaattttgtctttatatttatttattttataaattaacccctttattatctaattatcacaaacaaatctcaaaataaaaaaaataaaactcaaaTAAGCCATCTTCTCAATTTctcattaatttcttattttcatactctctctcttctctcctctttgttaatttctctctctctaaaaattatgAAGATCGATGATTGTGATAGTACGATGACCCTTCTTTTAGCAAAAGAGGAATATAAAAGTTTGGTCATTTGCCCTGATAAACGTGGTATGATTGTTAATGCCATTGATAAAGCGAGAGATATTTCCACGTTTATCAGGGCAAATGACCAAACTTTTATATTCATCTTTTGCTAAAAGAAAGGTCATCATACTATCACAATCATCGATCTTCacggtttttagagagagaaaaattaacaaagagaagagagagaaaaaagaagaaaaataagaaattaaagagaaatgGAAAAGATGGCTTATttgagttttattttttattttgggatttgtttgtgataataagggggttaatttataaaatataaggacaaaattaactattttccctttgattttttttaataccgttagtcaatttggcatgtgtttgctaacagaatgaatCTCAGTGTACATTTTtgccaacttttaaaccacataatcTGTGCTTGAAAATGGCCCAAGCTACAAGGTTTATTGatgtacttttcccttaattCAATTACCAACTGAACAAATATgtatagccaggaattttcacatgcaccttaatgagcaagtgaatttgctcattcacacCGTTAGATATATGCTTATAGCTATTTGGAATTGAATTTCACAAAATCATCTAATTCTTTTATCATAGCAGATTGTTGAAAGAAAAGGGAAATTGAATATCTAACCTTTTTTTTGT
The sequence above is drawn from the Euphorbia lathyris chromosome 6, ddEupLath1.1, whole genome shotgun sequence genome and encodes:
- the LOC136234212 gene encoding protein yippee-like At5g53940, whose translation is MGRIFVVDLEGRCYRCRFCDTPLALADDVLSRTFNCRKGRAYLFSNVVNITVGPSEERMMLSGMHTVTDIFCCCCGQLLGWKYVSAHDKSQKYKEGKFVLERWRIDEEVSEELSLDGRPSSSDADTASL